Proteins from a genomic interval of Bradyrhizobium sp. CCGB01:
- a CDS encoding 2-oxoglutarate dehydrogenase E1 component translates to MSRQDANAAFALSSFLQGTNATYIDEIYARYEKDPSSVDAEWQEFFKSLNDQPGDISKNAEGPSWERANWPLTPQDDLTSALDGNWAEVEKAVGAKIAAKAQAKGGDKAAGLSSADVLQATRDSVRALMLIRSYRMRGHFHAKLDPLGIEAPRNREELDPRTYGFSEADFDRKIFLDHVLGLEYGTLREITAICERTYCQTLGVEFMHISNAAQKAWIQERIEGPDKEISFTREGRRAILMKLIEAEGFEKFCDTKFTGTKRFGLDGGESLIPALEQIIKRGGNLGVKEIVLGMPHRGRLNVLTQVMGKAHRALFHEFKGGSANPDAVEGSGDVKYHLGASSDREFDGNRIHLSLTANPSHLEIVDPVVLGKVRAKQDQHGDPPDMRISVLPLLMHGDAAFAGQGVVAECFGLSDLKGYRTGGSVHFIVNNQIGFTTYPRYSRSSPYPSDVAKMIDAPIFHVNGDDPEAVVFAAKVAIEFRQKFHKPVVIDMFCYRRHGHNEGDEPAFTQPVMYKRIAAHPSTLELYARRLIGEGVLTEGEVDKAKADWRARLDAELEAGSGYKPNKADWLDGKWSGFKIADQEEDARRGVTGVDVAELKEIGRKITKVPDGFRAHRTIQRFLDNRAKAIDTGVGIDWATGEALAFCTLLNENHHVRLSGQDSERGTFSQRHSVLIDQEDESRYTPFNHLGHEQGHYEVINSLLSEEAVLGFEYGYSLAEPNTLTLWEAQFGDFANGAQVVFDQFISSGERKWLRMSGLVCLLPHGYEGQGPEHSSARLERYLQMCAEDNMQVVYPTTPANYFHVLRRQLHREIRKPLILMTPKSLLRHKRAVSRLEELAKGTTFHRILYDDAQMLPNEAVKLVPDEKVRRIVLCSGKVYYDLYEEREKRGIDDIYLMRVEQLYPVPLKALVAELSRFKKAEVVWCQEEPRNMGAWHFIEPYLEWVLNQVHGVSRRPRYVGRAASAATATGLMSKHQAQLKAFLDEALS, encoded by the coding sequence ATGTCTCGCCAGGACGCGAACGCAGCCTTTGCCCTCTCTTCCTTTTTGCAGGGCACCAACGCCACCTACATCGACGAAATCTACGCCCGCTACGAGAAGGACCCGTCCTCGGTCGACGCCGAGTGGCAGGAATTCTTCAAGAGCCTCAACGACCAGCCCGGCGATATCAGCAAGAACGCCGAAGGCCCGTCCTGGGAGCGCGCCAACTGGCCGCTGACCCCGCAAGACGATCTGACCTCCGCCCTCGACGGCAACTGGGCTGAAGTCGAGAAGGCGGTTGGCGCCAAGATCGCCGCCAAGGCGCAGGCCAAGGGCGGTGACAAGGCCGCCGGCCTCTCCTCCGCCGACGTGCTCCAGGCCACGCGCGACTCGGTCCGCGCGCTGATGCTGATCCGCTCCTACCGCATGCGCGGCCACTTCCACGCCAAGCTCGATCCGCTCGGCATCGAAGCCCCGCGCAACCGCGAAGAGCTCGATCCGCGCACCTATGGCTTCAGCGAGGCCGATTTCGACCGGAAAATCTTCCTCGATCATGTGCTGGGCCTCGAATACGGCACGCTTCGCGAGATCACCGCGATCTGCGAGCGCACCTACTGCCAGACGCTCGGCGTCGAGTTCATGCATATCAGCAATGCCGCGCAGAAGGCCTGGATCCAGGAGCGCATCGAGGGTCCGGACAAGGAGATCTCGTTCACCCGCGAAGGTCGCCGCGCCATCCTGATGAAGCTGATCGAAGCCGAAGGCTTCGAAAAATTCTGCGACACCAAGTTCACCGGCACCAAGCGCTTCGGTCTCGACGGCGGCGAATCGCTGATTCCCGCGCTCGAGCAGATCATCAAGCGCGGCGGCAATCTCGGCGTGAAGGAGATCGTGCTGGGCATGCCGCATCGCGGCCGCCTCAACGTGCTGACCCAGGTGATGGGCAAGGCCCACCGCGCGCTGTTCCACGAGTTCAAGGGCGGCTCGGCCAATCCCGACGCGGTCGAAGGCTCCGGCGATGTCAAGTATCACCTCGGCGCGTCCTCGGACCGCGAGTTCGACGGTAATCGCATCCATCTGTCGCTGACCGCCAACCCCTCGCATCTCGAGATCGTCGATCCCGTCGTCCTCGGCAAGGTCCGCGCCAAGCAGGACCAGCACGGCGATCCGCCGGACATGCGCATCTCGGTGCTGCCGCTCCTGATGCACGGCGACGCCGCGTTCGCGGGGCAGGGCGTGGTCGCGGAATGCTTCGGCCTGTCGGACCTGAAGGGCTACCGCACCGGCGGCTCTGTCCACTTCATCGTCAACAACCAGATCGGCTTCACCACCTATCCGCGTTACTCGCGTTCCTCGCCCTATCCGTCTGATGTGGCGAAGATGATCGATGCGCCGATCTTCCACGTCAACGGCGACGATCCGGAAGCCGTGGTGTTCGCGGCCAAGGTCGCGATCGAGTTCCGGCAGAAGTTCCACAAGCCTGTCGTCATCGACATGTTCTGCTATCGCCGGCATGGCCATAATGAGGGCGACGAGCCGGCTTTCACCCAGCCGGTGATGTACAAGCGGATCGCGGCTCACCCGTCCACGCTGGAGCTCTACGCCCGCCGCCTGATCGGCGAAGGCGTGCTGACCGAAGGCGAGGTCGACAAGGCCAAGGCCGACTGGCGCGCGCGGCTCGACGCCGAGCTCGAAGCCGGCTCCGGCTACAAGCCCAACAAGGCCGACTGGCTCGACGGCAAGTGGTCCGGTTTCAAGATCGCCGACCAGGAAGAAGATGCACGACGCGGCGTCACCGGCGTCGACGTCGCCGAGTTGAAGGAGATCGGCCGCAAGATCACCAAGGTGCCGGACGGCTTCCGCGCCCACCGCACCATCCAGCGCTTCCTCGACAATCGCGCCAAGGCCATCGACACCGGCGTCGGCATCGATTGGGCGACCGGCGAAGCATTGGCGTTCTGCACACTGCTCAACGAGAACCACCATGTCCGCCTGTCGGGCCAGGACTCCGAGCGCGGCACCTTCTCGCAGCGCCACTCGGTCCTGATCGACCAGGAAGACGAGAGCCGCTACACGCCGTTCAACCATCTCGGCCACGAGCAGGGCCATTACGAGGTCATCAACTCGCTGCTGTCGGAAGAAGCCGTGCTCGGCTTCGAATACGGCTATTCGCTCGCGGAGCCGAACACGCTGACGCTGTGGGAAGCCCAGTTCGGCGACTTCGCCAACGGTGCGCAGGTCGTGTTCGACCAGTTCATCTCCTCGGGTGAGCGCAAATGGCTGCGCATGTCCGGCCTGGTCTGCCTGCTGCCGCACGGCTATGAGGGCCAGGGACCGGAACACTCCTCGGCGCGTCTGGAGCGTTATCTGCAGATGTGCGCCGAAGACAACATGCAGGTGGTCTATCCGACCACGCCGGCGAACTACTTCCACGTGCTGCGCCGCCAGCTTCATCGCGAGATCCGCAAGCCGCTGATCCTGATGACGCCGAAGTCGCTGCTGCGTCACAAGCGGGCGGTGTCGCGTCTCGAGGAGCTGGCGAAGGGCACGACCTTCCACCGCATCCTCTATGATGACGCCCAGATGCTGCCGAACGAGGCGGTCAAGCTCGTCCCCGACGAGAAGGTCCGCCGCATCGTGCTCTGCTCCGGCAAGGTCTATTACGACCTCTACGAGGAGCGTGAGAAGCGCGGCATCGACGACATCTACCTGATGCGCGTCGAGCAGCTCTATCCGGTGCCGTTGAAGGCGCTGGTGGCCGAGCTGTCCCGCTTCAAGAAGGCTGAAGTGGTGTGGTGCCAGGAAGAGCCCCGCAACATGGGTGCTTGGCACTTCATCGAGCCCTATCTGGAATGGGTGCTGAACCAGGTGCACGGCGTGAGCCGGCGTCCGCGTTATGTCGGCCGCGCCGCTTCCGCCGCGACCGCCACTGGTCTGATGTCCAAGCATCAGGCGCAGTTGAAGGCGTTCCTGGACGAAGCACTGAGCTGA